Proteins from a genomic interval of Paenibacillus sp. RC334:
- a CDS encoding MarR family transcriptional regulator: MDTQLLGNISENILGLFPMVKKKFFTYGPLDFPLHLSPNNFQALLLLREVRLSTVSDLSKLLNVSRPNMTPLLDKLVELGLADRQSCDSDRRVVNVAITEEGDAFCEQVFHTFSNKIQERLVLLPEEDLSHLSETLNELKQILLKIDNYNL, encoded by the coding sequence ATGGACACTCAACTGTTAGGGAATATATCAGAAAATATTTTGGGCTTGTTTCCAATGGTGAAGAAGAAATTTTTCACCTACGGTCCGCTCGATTTCCCATTACATTTGTCGCCTAATAACTTTCAGGCATTACTGTTGCTGCGAGAAGTGCGTTTGTCTACGGTATCTGATTTGTCCAAACTACTTAATGTCTCACGCCCGAACATGACTCCTCTGCTGGACAAGCTGGTGGAGCTTGGGTTGGCTGACCGCCAGTCGTGTGACTCGGATCGCAGAGTCGTGAACGTGGCGATTACAGAAGAAGGCGATGCTTTTTGTGAACAGGTATTTCATACCTTTTCCAATAAAATTCAAGAGAGACTGGTGCTTCTGCCAGAAGAAGATTTATCACACTTGAGTGAAACTTTGAACGAATTGAAGCAGATTCTACTTAAAATTGACAACTATAATTTGTAA
- a CDS encoding helix-turn-helix transcriptional regulator produces the protein MQSIYQRIEELIKERGMTKKAFCEQLGISTGNFGDWKRGKTTPGTNKLIEIASFFNASLDWIMLGRNVQGEALRESRDPYFFGVSGQLDCQGESLSEVEKDFILEYIEFTRFRKEKRQEGSTTE, from the coding sequence ATGCAATCTATTTACCAACGTATTGAAGAACTTATCAAGGAACGTGGAATGACAAAAAAAGCGTTCTGCGAGCAGTTGGGTATTAGTACAGGGAACTTTGGGGACTGGAAAAGAGGAAAAACGACGCCAGGCACGAATAAGCTCATTGAAATCGCTTCGTTTTTTAATGCCAGTCTGGATTGGATCATGTTGGGGCGCAATGTGCAGGGTGAGGCGCTGAGGGAGTCGAGAGACCCTTATTTTTTTGGAGTTTCAGGGCAACTGGATTGCCAGGGGGAATCGCTTAGCGAGGTGGAAAAGGATTTTATACTTGAGTATATTGAATTTACCCGCTTTCGTAAAGAGAAAAGGCAGGAAGGTTCCACTACGGAATAA
- a CDS encoding helix-turn-helix transcriptional regulator: MGDQTIYQRIEALIKDRGMTKKAFCEKLKISSGNLGDWRRGKTTPGTMHLIQISDFFNVSLDWLMKGVKPGEGVLQEQKAAYFFGVMGPLNCQAEDLDTEEQNFILEYVEFAKYRKQKGENDKTQPE, from the coding sequence TTGGGAGACCAAACGATTTATCAGCGAATTGAAGCCTTGATTAAGGATCGGGGAATGACGAAGAAGGCGTTTTGTGAAAAGCTCAAAATCAGCTCGGGTAATCTTGGAGACTGGAGAAGAGGTAAAACAACGCCGGGAACGATGCATTTAATCCAGATTTCGGACTTTTTTAATGTATCGCTGGATTGGTTAATGAAAGGCGTCAAACCGGGTGAGGGTGTACTTCAGGAGCAGAAGGCTGCTTATTTTTTTGGAGTGATGGGGCCATTGAATTGCCAGGCAGAGGATCTGGATACAGAAGAACAGAATTTCATATTAGAATATGTGGAATTTGCGAAATATCGTAAGCAAAAAGGTGAGAATGACAAAACACAGCCTGAATGA
- a CDS encoding XRE family transcriptional regulator codes for MNNKMPVTSLGWAIKQRLVELRLDQKTFCETHNIPPSRLSNLIHGTRKAQRYRKQVAAILNIDDNDYKEASPL; via the coding sequence TTGAACAACAAAATGCCTGTCACCTCCTTAGGGTGGGCCATCAAACAAAGGCTTGTCGAACTTCGGCTGGATCAGAAAACATTTTGTGAAACGCATAACATCCCGCCTTCACGCTTGTCCAATCTGATTCACGGCACCCGCAAAGCACAAAGGTACAGAAAACAAGTTGCTGCAATCCTCAACATCGACGATAACGATTATAAGGAGGCATCACCACTCTGA
- a CDS encoding urease accessory UreF family protein produces the protein MLNYALLLDPSLPVGGFTRSYGLEELFRNGRLTCLQDLEHYARTDLLPQFTSLDGMAIKSLYIAVQQNDGWRIALIDKMLHAQRSSLQHVKESRLSGQRLLKLAKALYPWLEFDQLEATLIQYNAIGTLATVHSWINVSLGNDVEQTIHGYLAAAVSFCVEDASKLLNPPYEEKNPVIQRMTNELLTAWKQFNTPESEPTAFQRGLLHRHWSSSYIAQPPYMSSNHQRG, from the coding sequence TTGCTGAACTACGCATTGCTGTTGGACCCTTCCCTGCCTGTCGGTGGCTTCACTCGTTCCTACGGGCTGGAGGAGCTGTTTCGCAATGGCCGCTTAACCTGTTTACAAGACCTGGAACACTATGCACGCACTGATCTGCTTCCTCAGTTCACATCCCTCGATGGCATGGCTATCAAAAGCCTTTATATTGCCGTTCAGCAAAATGATGGTTGGCGTATCGCCCTCATTGATAAAATGCTGCACGCCCAGCGCTCTTCCCTACAACACGTGAAAGAGTCACGCCTATCCGGCCAACGCCTGCTTAAGCTCGCCAAAGCCTTGTACCCTTGGCTTGAATTCGACCAACTCGAAGCTACACTCATCCAATACAATGCGATTGGTACACTTGCAACCGTTCATAGTTGGATTAACGTTTCCCTTGGAAATGATGTAGAGCAGACCATTCACGGCTACCTTGCCGCAGCAGTGTCCTTCTGTGTCGAAGATGCTTCCAAGCTGCTTAATCCCCCTTATGAGGAAAAGAATCCTGTTATTCAGCGAATGACCAACGAGCTTCTAACCGCATGGAAACAATTCAACACCCCAGAGTCTGAGCCAACCGCATTTCAGCGTGGCCTTCTGCATAGGCATTGGTCCAGCTCCTACATTGCTCAGCCACCCTATATGAGCAGCAACCACCAGCGCGGGTGA
- a CDS encoding glutathione peroxidase — protein sequence MTVYEHDAQTLQGKEIPLSTYEGKVLLIVNTASKCGLTPQYKALQELYDQYHERGLEILGFPSNQFAKQEPGSSEEISEFCQINYGVTFPMFAKIDVNGDQAHPLFRYLTQTAPGVLGSKAIKWNFTKFLITREGNVFKRYAPQTTPDKLAGDIEKLLQQS from the coding sequence ATGACCGTTTATGAACATGATGCACAAACCCTGCAAGGGAAAGAAATTCCGTTGTCCACATACGAAGGAAAAGTACTGCTCATCGTGAATACAGCCAGCAAATGCGGGCTAACCCCCCAATACAAGGCGCTACAAGAGCTATATGACCAATACCATGAGCGGGGTCTTGAAATCTTAGGGTTTCCCAGCAACCAGTTTGCCAAGCAAGAGCCGGGTTCCAGCGAGGAAATTTCGGAGTTTTGCCAGATCAACTATGGAGTTACATTTCCGATGTTTGCCAAAATAGATGTCAATGGCGATCAGGCGCACCCTTTATTCCGCTACCTCACCCAAACAGCTCCGGGCGTATTAGGCTCCAAAGCAATCAAATGGAATTTTACTAAATTTTTGATTACACGCGAAGGTAACGTATTTAAGCGCTATGCCCCACAGACAACTCCGGATAAATTGGCGGGGGATATCGAGAAGCTCTTGCAACAAAGCTGA